The Sulfurimonas hydrogeniphila genome includes a window with the following:
- a CDS encoding NADH-quinone oxidoreductase subunit G, producing MSKIINFKIDGKDVTAVKGETILQAARKNDIYIPTMCYISKTTPCASCRICSVEVEGVDGLVLSCNTPPTEGIEVRTNSAELELERTNIMRLYDVNHPLECGVCDKSGECDLQNMTLEFGVAQQEFSAKDQLRKVEHWGLINYDPALCIMCEKCVHVCNEVIGDDAIEVKFGGYSSVIIPKNADTLDCTFCGECIAVCPVGALVSSDFQYSANAWELSRIPSTCAHCSAGCALEYETRHVGINGEDSIYRVKNNYEFNSLCGAGRFGFDFENRASKDEEAFKKAVEAIQNANAIRFSSIITNEEAHILQLLKEKLGIKLFNEDARLYAEFMKSYSSVSGKLHHSASMDAVKQADAIIIIGTRLATDNPMVRYAVRTASQHNGAKIVYAHPLEDALMKNTATQFMKYEVGTEEGVMALLANELLQNSDVDEQTRSFLDDLDLGYLEAESNVGDDELKLMTKSFKRAQKHVLIIGSDVFAHKRAKNIAKLAALIEKYTEFSLLIIPAEVNTAGVALTCKLDTDENIGNIVAYNAEGDFIMSSLKDSDLAMPALNQVEGTVVNVDNQVLPLNVALPFEGYTLNDIANALGLKKENTIDYTKELDTSKGFKAIAFDDLENFLTPYGEDKRGYILDEVVCEADSEVAPIEELPEFNGSVIYNCNPVLQFNAFTNKTHQLEKDTTLRGSAQFAAAAKIADGDVVEISFASRTIQRVFKQDEELKGTIALNPTFDLGQDFSRYRFEKSKIARVI from the coding sequence ATGAGTAAAATTATAAATTTTAAAATTGACGGCAAAGATGTTACAGCAGTAAAAGGGGAGACAATTCTTCAGGCTGCGAGAAAAAATGATATCTATATTCCTACTATGTGTTATATTTCAAAAACGACGCCCTGTGCATCATGCCGTATCTGTTCTGTCGAGGTAGAAGGTGTAGATGGGCTTGTTCTCTCCTGTAACACACCTCCGACAGAGGGTATTGAAGTCAGAACAAACTCTGCCGAGCTTGAGCTTGAGCGTACAAATATCATGAGACTCTATGATGTAAATCATCCGCTGGAGTGTGGTGTTTGTGACAAATCCGGAGAATGTGATCTGCAAAATATGACTTTGGAGTTTGGCGTAGCACAACAGGAATTTTCTGCAAAAGACCAACTCAGAAAAGTGGAACACTGGGGACTGATTAATTATGACCCAGCATTATGTATTATGTGCGAAAAATGTGTACATGTATGTAATGAAGTTATAGGCGATGATGCTATTGAAGTAAAATTCGGCGGATACTCTTCTGTGATTATCCCAAAAAATGCGGATACACTGGATTGTACTTTTTGTGGTGAATGTATTGCAGTCTGTCCGGTCGGTGCTTTGGTAAGCAGTGATTTCCAGTACTCTGCAAATGCATGGGAACTCTCCCGTATTCCTTCAACATGTGCCCACTGTTCTGCCGGTTGTGCTTTGGAATATGAAACACGCCACGTCGGTATCAACGGTGAAGATTCTATTTACAGAGTGAAAAACAATTATGAATTCAATTCATTATGTGGAGCAGGGCGTTTCGGATTTGATTTTGAAAATCGCGCCTCTAAAGACGAAGAAGCATTTAAAAAGGCAGTTGAAGCCATTCAAAATGCAAATGCTATACGCTTTTCTTCAATTATTACAAATGAAGAGGCACATATTTTACAGCTTTTAAAAGAGAAACTTGGGATAAAACTTTTTAATGAGGACGCAAGACTGTATGCTGAATTTATGAAATCTTATTCTTCAGTAAGCGGTAAACTGCATCACAGTGCTTCGATGGATGCCGTCAAACAGGCCGATGCGATTATTATTATCGGCACACGTTTGGCGACGGATAATCCGATGGTACGTTATGCTGTGCGAACAGCATCCCAGCATAATGGTGCAAAAATAGTATATGCGCATCCGCTTGAAGATGCGCTTATGAAAAATACCGCTACACAGTTTATGAAATATGAAGTGGGTACAGAAGAGGGTGTCATGGCACTTTTGGCAAATGAGCTTCTTCAAAACAGTGATGTGGACGAACAAACCAGATCATTTTTAGATGATTTGGATTTGGGCTACCTTGAAGCTGAAAGCAATGTGGGCGATGATGAACTTAAATTAATGACGAAGTCATTCAAGCGGGCACAAAAGCATGTACTTATCATCGGAAGTGATGTATTTGCACATAAGCGTGCAAAAAATATTGCGAAACTTGCAGCTTTGATTGAAAAATATACTGAATTTTCATTACTGATTATTCCTGCAGAAGTAAATACTGCAGGGGTTGCCCTTACATGTAAACTCGACACTGATGAAAATATAGGCAACATTGTTGCTTATAATGCAGAAGGTGACTTTATAATGTCATCTTTAAAAGATTCAGATTTAGCGATGCCGGCACTTAATCAAGTGGAAGGAACAGTTGTCAATGTTGACAATCAGGTACTTCCGTTGAATGTGGCACTTCCTTTTGAAGGATATACTTTGAATGATATAGCAAATGCTCTTGGTCTGAAAAAAGAAAATACTATTGACTATACAAAAGAGCTCGACACATCAAAAGGTTTTAAAGCAATTGCTTTTGATGATTTGGAGAATTTTTTAACACCTTACGGTGAAGACAAAAGGGGCTATATCTTAGATGAAGTTGTCTGTGAAGCAGATTCAGAAGTAGCACCGATTGAAGAGTTGCCTGAGTTTAACGGAAGTGTAATTTATAATTGTAACCCTGTTTTGCAGTTTAATGCGTTTACAAATAAAACACATCAGTTGGAAAAAGACACAACATTAAGAGGCTCGGCTCAGTTTGCGGCAGCTGCAAAGATTGCAGATGGTGATGTAGTTGAAATAAGCTTTGCATCAAGAACAATACAAAGAGTTTTTAAACAAGATGAAGAACTAAAAGGAACTATAGCACTCAATCCTACCTTCGATTTAGGTCAGGATTTTAGCAGATATAGATTTGAAAAATCCAAAATAGCGAGAGTAATATAA
- a CDS encoding NADH-quinone oxidoreductase subunit G — MSEITINIDGKDVQTKEGEYLLNAARANDIFIPAICYLTRCSPTLACRICLVEANGKQVYACNAKAKEGMQVVTSTESIEKERRIIMEVYDVNHPLQCGVCDQSGECELQNYTLEMGVDSQHYSIKDVDRSSHDWGHLHYDPGLCIVCERCVTACKDMIGDNSLKTIPRGSDPINADYKESMPKDAYAMWNKLNKSVIGLTNGTDVLDCTSCGECAAVCPVGALVDTQFMYKSNAWELKQVPATCGHCSAGCQITYDLKHTSIDNPEDKIYRVMNEWNYVSLCGAGRYGFDYQNAGVTKDETAFANAVEAFKKADTIAFTSTITNEEAYLLQKMKEKFGYRLVNPEAKAFQDFLNNYAQISGHKLYKGDLEKVHSTNFIVSVGSALKTDNPNARYALNNSLTVKKGAGIYFHPVKDPIIEGIGKSIMTVAHAPLQEEAALYLLLDLFANKSKLPSDIVDYLASFHSQKTVTVEEVVKEKVVELVKETKVNEETGEEEEIEVEKTKMVSTKIAKEIEVDDNRLLEILGLDDSFMQTLEKNLKKKETFALMVGPDLYMHPNAKNLARLVALLEKYSAFEVTMIPTLTNSLGVALICDLDDEKGSYTVAYNTDGDFVLSGLGDGDLDMPAINQQEGTLTSVNKRVNPTNAAIGYEGYELNDIAKALGFEAENIIDYTVELPVARGFKAEEFDNLPNHYENDGTEVRGYVLENVAVEASEDESVEKFSEDKLEGCIIYLANPVRQFTEFTYKTTNLDEVSGIYMSEEYLSKTDYNEGDTVTVKTKKGELTAKVVCDNKIAGDIVVLPTFDKKLNSEALFDGYRFSTASIQKG; from the coding sequence ATGAGTGAAATTACCATAAACATTGACGGAAAAGATGTTCAGACAAAAGAGGGTGAGTATTTGTTAAATGCTGCCCGTGCAAATGACATATTTATTCCTGCAATATGTTATTTAACAAGATGCAGCCCGACTCTAGCCTGTCGTATATGTCTTGTTGAAGCAAATGGAAAACAGGTATATGCCTGTAATGCAAAAGCAAAAGAGGGAATGCAGGTAGTAACATCGACTGAGTCTATAGAAAAAGAGCGCAGAATCATCATGGAAGTATACGATGTGAACCATCCGCTTCAGTGTGGTGTATGTGACCAGTCAGGTGAGTGTGAACTGCAAAATTATACACTTGAGATGGGTGTTGATTCACAACATTATTCCATTAAAGATGTAGACAGAAGTTCTCATGACTGGGGACATTTACACTATGATCCGGGCCTTTGTATCGTGTGTGAACGTTGTGTTACTGCCTGTAAGGATATGATAGGTGACAATTCACTTAAAACAATTCCGCGCGGTTCTGATCCTATCAATGCAGATTATAAAGAGAGTATGCCAAAAGACGCATATGCAATGTGGAACAAACTCAACAAGTCTGTCATTGGTTTGACAAACGGAACTGATGTTCTTGACTGTACCTCATGCGGCGAATGTGCAGCAGTCTGTCCGGTCGGAGCACTTGTTGATACCCAGTTTATGTATAAGTCCAATGCATGGGAGTTAAAACAGGTTCCTGCAACCTGTGGACACTGTTCTGCGGGATGTCAGATAACTTATGATCTGAAACATACAAGTATTGACAATCCTGAAGATAAAATATACCGTGTTATGAACGAATGGAACTATGTTTCACTTTGTGGTGCAGGCCGTTACGGATTTGATTATCAAAATGCCGGTGTTACAAAAGACGAGACTGCATTTGCAAATGCAGTAGAGGCCTTTAAAAAGGCAGATACAATAGCTTTTACATCTACAATTACCAATGAAGAAGCCTACCTGCTTCAAAAAATGAAAGAAAAATTCGGATACAGACTTGTCAATCCGGAAGCAAAAGCATTTCAGGATTTTTTAAACAATTATGCACAAATCAGTGGACATAAACTCTATAAAGGCGATCTGGAAAAAGTGCATAGTACAAACTTTATAGTCTCTGTCGGTTCGGCACTCAAAACTGACAATCCAAATGCACGCTATGCATTAAATAATTCGTTGACAGTAAAAAAAGGCGCAGGAATTTATTTTCATCCTGTAAAAGATCCGATTATCGAGGGTATAGGGAAGTCTATCATGACAGTTGCCCATGCTCCTCTTCAAGAAGAAGCAGCATTATATCTTCTGCTTGATCTTTTTGCAAACAAATCAAAACTGCCTTCTGATATTGTGGACTACCTTGCTTCTTTTCATTCACAAAAAACCGTTACAGTTGAAGAAGTTGTGAAAGAAAAAGTTGTGGAACTTGTCAAAGAGACAAAAGTCAATGAAGAAACAGGGGAAGAAGAAGAAATTGAAGTAGAAAAAACCAAAATGGTTTCTACAAAGATTGCAAAAGAAATAGAGGTTGATGATAACAGACTCTTGGAAATACTTGGTCTTGATGATAGTTTTATGCAAACACTTGAAAAGAACCTGAAGAAAAAAGAGACTTTTGCGCTTATGGTTGGACCAGATTTGTATATGCATCCAAATGCAAAAAACCTGGCTCGTCTGGTTGCTTTGCTGGAAAAATACTCAGCTTTTGAAGTTACCATGATTCCAACACTTACAAACTCATTGGGTGTAGCGCTGATCTGTGACCTTGATGATGAGAAAGGCTCTTATACGGTTGCGTACAATACTGATGGCGATTTTGTACTCTCCGGGCTTGGCGACGGTGATTTGGATATGCCGGCGATCAATCAGCAGGAAGGAACATTGACATCTGTAAACAAACGTGTCAACCCTACAAATGCTGCTATCGGATATGAGGGATATGAATTAAACGATATTGCAAAAGCGCTTGGTTTTGAAGCAGAAAATATTATAGATTACACTGTAGAACTTCCTGTTGCGAGAGGATTTAAAGCAGAAGAATTCGATAACCTGCCAAATCATTATGAAAATGACGGTACAGAAGTAAGAGGTTATGTGTTAGAAAATGTAGCAGTAGAGGCCAGTGAAGATGAAAGTGTAGAAAAATTCAGTGAAGATAAGTTAGAAGGGTGTATAATCTATTTAGCAAATCCTGTAAGACAGTTTACGGAATTTACCTACAAGACAACAAATCTTGACGAAGTAAGCGGTATTTACATGAGTGAAGAGTATTTATCCAAAACTGATTACAATGAGGGTGATACAGTCACAGTGAAAACTAAAAAAGGTGAACTGACTGCAAAAGTTGTGTGTGACAATAAAATTGCAGGTGATATAGTGGTTTTACCTACATTTGATAAAAAATTAAACTCAGAAGCACTCTTTGACGGCTACCGTTTTAGTACAGCTTCAATCCAAAAGGGGTAA
- the nuoH gene encoding NADH-quinone oxidoreductase subunit NuoH, with protein MDTAYLIETIIKVVVILLIFSALAGIGTYFERKILAFMQRRLGPMYVGPYGLLQVAADGIKLFTKEDIIPTNVVGPVFKIAPVITAATAFMAAAAIPFFPQFTVFGYTVHPIVADLNIGILYILGVMAVGLYGPLLGGMASANKFSLLSAARTAAVFISYEVVSGLAILAPIMMVGSLSLIDFNNYQAGGISDWIIWSQPVAFVLFWIAAFAETGRTPFHLIANDHEIIDGFGTEYSGMRWGLFFIGEYANMFFISFVIPLIFLGGYGDGSMLGALGLIGKVAFFFFFFLWTRAAWPDVRPDQLMWLCWKVLMPLAVINVVITGFVMMF; from the coding sequence ATGGATACAGCATATTTAATTGAAACGATTATAAAAGTCGTTGTAATTCTACTTATATTTTCTGCATTGGCAGGTATCGGTACATATTTTGAGCGGAAGATACTTGCATTTATGCAACGTCGTTTAGGGCCGATGTATGTCGGACCATACGGGTTGTTGCAGGTGGCAGCAGACGGTATAAAACTTTTTACAAAAGAAGATATTATTCCTACAAACGTAGTGGGTCCGGTATTTAAAATTGCACCTGTAATTACTGCGGCAACTGCATTTATGGCAGCAGCAGCGATTCCGTTTTTTCCACAATTCACAGTGTTCGGTTATACAGTACATCCTATTGTAGCTGATTTGAATATCGGTATTTTGTATATTCTGGGTGTAATGGCAGTCGGACTTTACGGACCTTTGCTTGGCGGTATGGCTTCGGCAAACAAATTTTCCCTGCTTTCAGCAGCGCGTACGGCAGCTGTTTTCATCTCTTATGAAGTTGTCAGCGGTTTAGCTATTCTGGCGCCGATTATGATGGTGGGTTCTTTGTCTCTGATTGATTTTAACAATTATCAGGCAGGCGGTATCAGTGACTGGATTATATGGTCTCAGCCTGTAGCCTTTGTTTTATTTTGGATCGCGGCTTTTGCTGAAACCGGACGTACGCCGTTTCACCTGATAGCAAATGACCATGAAATTATTGACGGTTTTGGAACAGAGTACTCTGGAATGAGATGGGGTCTTTTCTTCATTGGCGAGTATGCAAATATGTTCTTTATCTCCTTTGTGATTCCTCTTATCTTTTTAGGCGGATACGGTGACGGAAGTATGCTTGGCGCATTGGGGCTGATAGGAAAAGTGGCATTTTTCTTTTTCTTCTTTTTGTGGACAAGAGCTGCCTGGCCGGATGTAAGACCGGATCAGTTGATGTGGTTGTGTTGGAAAGTACTAATGCCATTGGCCGTGATTAATGTTGTAATCACCGGCTTTGTGATGATGTTTTAA
- the nuoI gene encoding NADH-quinone oxidoreductase subunit NuoI yields the protein MKMEQFNDRNVADNGYFLVDIEDYPTDGWGKFKRVVKRTFRAELFVGLWVVLREMIKFDIHTVQYPQEKLPIGPRYRAVHEMKRLWESDAERCIGCGLCEKICISDCIRMDTKIDENSRKEVTEYTINLGRCIFCGYCAEVCPELAITHGGEYEQASEQREHFVDYAYMLTPLDKMKAGTQMEFEGFGAITPHEDERVKKTPLAY from the coding sequence ATGAAAATGGAACAATTTAATGATAGAAATGTAGCTGACAACGGTTACTTTTTAGTTGATATTGAAGATTATCCTACTGATGGTTGGGGTAAATTTAAACGTGTCGTAAAAAGAACTTTCAGAGCCGAACTTTTTGTAGGTTTATGGGTAGTGCTTCGTGAAATGATCAAATTTGATATTCATACGGTACAGTATCCGCAGGAGAAACTGCCTATAGGTCCTCGTTATCGTGCCGTGCATGAAATGAAAAGACTTTGGGAAAGTGATGCTGAACGTTGTATCGGATGTGGACTTTGTGAAAAAATCTGTATATCTGACTGTATTCGTATGGATACAAAGATAGATGAGAATTCACGAAAAGAAGTAACCGAATATACAATTAATTTAGGGCGTTGTATTTTTTGCGGTTACTGTGCGGAAGTTTGTCCTGAACTTGCTATTACTCATGGCGGAGAGTATGAACAGGCATCAGAACAGCGTGAGCATTTTGTTGACTATGCGTATATGTTGACGCCACTTGACAAAATGAAAGCCGGAACTCAAATGGAGTTTGAAGGTTTTGGTGCGATTACACCACATGAAGATGAGCGTGTTAAAAAAACACCTCTAGCATATTAA
- a CDS encoding NADH-quinone oxidoreductase subunit J: protein MFEAVAFYLFAFLTITMFFITVTTSQALYALSALAAGMIFISAFFFILGADFLGAVQIIVYTGAVMALYAFGMMFFDTTREVKEKQGNKYIIVGLSTLAAVLVVVIFAAPMVSENIVALYPAIEGVGNTQEVGLILFTKYLVPFEVAAIMLLVAMVAGIVLAGKKMDLSITLMNDAEIEEQNNTKVLS from the coding sequence ATGTTTGAAGCGGTAGCATTTTACTTGTTTGCATTTCTGACGATAACGATGTTTTTCATCACAGTAACAACATCACAGGCGTTATATGCATTAAGTGCATTGGCAGCGGGAATGATTTTCATATCAGCATTTTTCTTTATTCTGGGTGCTGATTTTTTAGGTGCAGTGCAAATAATTGTTTACACTGGTGCAGTAATGGCTTTATATGCTTTTGGTATGATGTTTTTTGACACGACAAGAGAAGTTAAAGAGAAACAGGGAAACAAATACATTATCGTCGGACTCTCAACACTGGCAGCAGTTCTGGTAGTTGTTATTTTTGCAGCGCCGATGGTATCTGAAAATATTGTTGCTCTTTATCCGGCAATTGAAGGAGTAGGCAATACTCAAGAAGTAGGACTGATTTTATTTACAAAATATCTAGTACCGTTTGAAGTGGCTGCAATTATGCTGCTTGTTGCAATGGTAGCAGGTATCGTCCTTGCAGGGAAGAAAATGGATCTTTCAATTACACTGATGAATGATGCTGAAATTGAAGAACAAAATAACACAAAGGTACTTTCATGA
- the nuoK gene encoding NADH-quinone oxidoreductase subunit NuoK has product MMEIGLNHYLVLSTILFAIGLVGVMRRKNLLLLFFATEILLNAVNVAFAAISHYYGDLTGQMFAFFVIAIAASEVAVGLGLLIVWYKRHSSIDLDALTAMKG; this is encoded by the coding sequence ATGATGGAAATAGGTTTAAATCATTATCTTGTTTTATCTACTATTTTATTTGCTATTGGTTTAGTAGGTGTTATGCGTAGAAAAAACCTTCTTTTACTGTTTTTTGCAACCGAAATACTCTTAAATGCAGTTAATGTTGCTTTTGCAGCAATTTCGCATTATTATGGCGATTTGACTGGTCAGATGTTTGCATTTTTCGTAATTGCTATTGCAGCTTCAGAAGTTGCAGTCGGTCTTGGACTTCTGATAGTATGGTATAAACGCCACAGTTCAATTGACTTAGATGCGTTAACAGCGATGAAAGGATAA
- the nuoL gene encoding NADH-quinone oxidoreductase subunit L yields the protein MEKYLYIALFAPLVSSLFSALFTATPKKLFTGIVASLMILTSFAASTVLLIYILKGGEPVHVEMMTWMATGDLYIPFGFVVDQISVTMMMVVTLVSTIVHIYSIGYMDHDKGFNRFFAWLSAFVFSMMVLVMSDNFAGLFIGWEGVGLCSWGLIGFWYHKQIATWAANEAFIMNRIADLGMLIGIFLVYWNTGTLQYDEAFAVMPLLDTATLTWIGIFLFIGAMGKSAQFPLHTWLADAMEGPTPVSALIHAATMVTAGVYLVVRSNELYSLIPHVGLFIASLGAFVALFAASMALVNRDMKRIIAYSTLSQLGYMFAAAGLGAYWVALFHLMAHAFFKALLFLGAGNVMHAMHDELDPFKMGGLKKVMKWTWIMMTIASLALAGIFPFAGFFSKDTILEAAFAEHHFVIYGVLLFTAGLTAFYSFRLVALIFHGEERYKIFGIHPHEAYRFMLIAMSPLLILAMIAGIFQEPFFGMIEEILRAHEYHIHSHTTLWIMLVGTQLFVALAILYAYKKYASWSSVPDGTSPIENSFIYKLLFNQYYIPYFYEEYLVKPYREASELFWTKVDMKIVDATVDGIAGIVYGTGKKTRKMQSGNLSTMLKWMVAGLVGLLSLAVVFGLAARYSDEIVLFLSALGV from the coding sequence ATGGAAAAATATTTATACATAGCACTCTTTGCTCCGCTTGTAAGTTCTTTGTTCTCAGCGTTGTTTACAGCGACACCAAAGAAACTGTTTACGGGTATTGTTGCCAGTCTTATGATATTGACATCATTTGCAGCAAGTACAGTCCTGTTGATTTATATACTCAAAGGCGGAGAGCCTGTACATGTAGAGATGATGACATGGATGGCAACCGGAGATCTTTACATTCCTTTTGGTTTTGTTGTTGATCAGATTTCGGTAACTATGATGATGGTTGTTACCTTGGTTTCAACTATCGTACATATTTACTCTATCGGTTACATGGATCATGACAAAGGTTTTAACCGTTTCTTCGCATGGCTGTCAGCATTTGTGTTTTCAATGATGGTTCTTGTCATGAGTGACAACTTCGCAGGACTTTTTATAGGCTGGGAAGGTGTTGGTCTCTGTTCATGGGGTCTTATCGGTTTTTGGTATCATAAACAAATTGCCACATGGGCAGCCAATGAAGCGTTTATCATGAACCGTATCGCCGACCTTGGTATGCTTATCGGTATCTTTTTAGTCTATTGGAATACAGGTACACTGCAGTATGATGAAGCATTTGCCGTTATGCCATTGCTGGATACTGCCACATTGACATGGATAGGTATATTTTTATTTATCGGTGCAATGGGTAAATCAGCACAGTTTCCTCTGCATACATGGCTTGCAGATGCGATGGAAGGGCCTACTCCTGTATCGGCTCTTATTCATGCAGCAACAATGGTTACAGCGGGTGTTTATCTTGTAGTGCGTTCGAATGAGCTTTACAGTTTGATTCCTCATGTCGGATTGTTTATTGCTTCACTTGGTGCATTTGTGGCATTGTTTGCAGCTTCTATGGCCCTTGTAAACCGTGATATGAAAAGAATCATTGCCTACTCTACACTTTCTCAGTTAGGGTATATGTTTGCCGCAGCAGGTCTTGGTGCTTACTGGGTTGCACTTTTTCACTTAATGGCACATGCGTTCTTTAAAGCACTGTTGTTCCTTGGTGCGGGAAATGTAATGCATGCGATGCATGATGAACTTGATCCGTTTAAGATGGGTGGACTGAAAAAAGTAATGAAGTGGACATGGATTATGATGACAATTGCCTCATTGGCTTTGGCGGGAATCTTTCCTTTTGCAGGATTCTTTTCCAAAGATACGATTCTTGAAGCGGCATTTGCTGAGCATCACTTTGTGATTTACGGTGTACTGCTCTTTACGGCAGGTCTGACAGCATTTTATTCATTTAGACTTGTGGCACTGATCTTTCACGGTGAAGAACGTTACAAGATATTTGGTATTCATCCGCATGAAGCCTATAGATTTATGCTGATTGCAATGAGTCCGTTGCTTATTCTTGCTATGATAGCCGGAATTTTTCAAGAACCGTTCTTTGGCATGATCGAAGAAATTTTACGTGCGCATGAGTATCATATCCATTCCCATACAACACTATGGATTATGTTGGTCGGTACGCAGCTTTTTGTAGCACTTGCTATTTTGTATGCATATAAAAAATATGCTTCATGGAGCAGTGTTCCGGATGGCACAAGTCCGATAGAAAATTCATTTATCTATAAACTGCTGTTTAATCAGTACTATATTCCATATTTTTACGAAGAGTACCTTGTAAAACCGTACAGAGAGGCTTCTGAACTTTTCTGGACAAAAGTAGATATGAAAATTGTGGATGCTACTGTTGACGGGATTGCAGGTATTGTGTATGGTACCGGTAAGAAAACTAGGAAAATGCAAAGTGGTAACTTATCTACTATGCTTAAATGGATGGTAGCAGGTTTAGTTGGTCTGCTCTCACTCGCTGTGGTGTTTGGGCTTGCAGCAAGATATTCTGATGAGATTGTACTATTCTTATCAGCTCTAGGAGTTTAG
- a CDS encoding NADH-quinone oxidoreductase subunit M: protein MLDHILSLLIFFPALAAVFGFMIQKESMRAYGISVAAIEFALSLWLWYVFDGNVSGMQFMESLPLVPSFGINYILGVDGISLFIVILAAFFTMIGIASLTDTPNVKYMIITLLFLQMTMVGVFVALDAIVFYIFWELSLVPMLYIIGAWGGPLRIYASVKFFLYTFTGSLVMLVGMLFMAYFYYQATGVWSFAILDWYRLILPESFQLWLFAAFFIGFAIKVPMFPFHTWLPYAHGQAPTIGSVILAAILLKMGTYAFIRFSLPMFPDASAFFMVPIAIIAIIMIVYTAMVAYAQKDIKQVVAYSSISHMGVIILGTFALNVEGISGSIFLMIAHGVVSGALFLLVGVIYDRRHTKMMSEFGGLAQVMPRYATIFGLMLMASVGMPLTINFVGEFLSLLGFYQQSHILTLLAGTAIIVGAIYMLAAYKKMFFGEVTKEENKNLKDVNKREWVALLPLGVITIWLGIYPKPVLEPINNSVKSIVQLMHNKATTELGKERIPNLVKPKVVIIEKTIIEEVH, encoded by the coding sequence ATGTTAGATCATATTTTATCGTTATTAATTTTCTTTCCGGCACTCGCAGCCGTATTTGGTTTTATGATACAAAAAGAGAGTATGCGTGCATACGGTATCTCTGTCGCTGCTATAGAGTTTGCACTTTCACTGTGGCTGTGGTATGTATTTGATGGCAATGTGTCCGGAATGCAGTTTATGGAGAGCCTGCCGCTTGTTCCTTCTTTTGGAATCAATTATATACTTGGAGTGGATGGTATATCTTTGTTTATTGTTATTCTTGCAGCTTTTTTTACTATGATAGGAATAGCCAGTTTAACAGATACGCCTAATGTAAAATATATGATTATTACATTGTTGTTTTTACAAATGACAATGGTCGGTGTTTTTGTGGCACTTGATGCAATAGTCTTTTACATTTTTTGGGAACTTTCGCTTGTACCTATGCTTTATATCATCGGTGCATGGGGCGGACCGTTGCGAATATATGCCTCTGTTAAATTTTTCCTGTATACTTTTACAGGTTCGCTTGTGATGCTTGTCGGTATGCTTTTTATGGCATATTTTTACTATCAGGCAACAGGTGTCTGGAGTTTCGCTATTTTAGACTGGTACAGACTGATTTTACCAGAGTCTTTCCAGCTTTGGCTTTTTGCAGCATTTTTTATCGGTTTTGCTATTAAAGTACCGATGTTTCCGTTTCACACATGGTTACCGTATGCGCACGGACAGGCACCGACTATCGGTTCTGTTATCCTTGCAGCAATTCTGTTAAAGATGGGAACATACGCGTTCATTCGTTTCTCTTTACCAATGTTTCCGGATGCTTCGGCATTTTTTATGGTTCCAATCGCAATCATCGCAATTATTATGATTGTGTATACTGCTATGGTTGCCTATGCGCAAAAAGACATCAAGCAGGTTGTTGCATATTCATCGATCTCGCATATGGGTGTTATTATTCTGGGAACATTCGCACTGAATGTAGAAGGTATCTCGGGATCAATCTTTTTAATGATAGCACACGGTGTTGTTTCTGGAGCTCTGTTCCTGCTCGTAGGTGTTATTTATGACAGACGCCATACGAAGATGATGAGTGAATTTGGCGGCTTGGCACAGGTGATGCCAAGATATGCAACAATATTTGGTCTCATGTTAATGGCTTCTGTCGGAATGCCTTTGACAATCAACTTTGTAGGTGAGTTCTTGTCGCTTCTCGGATTTTACCAACAGTCTCACATTTTGACACTTTTAGCCGGAACAGCGATTATTGTCGGTGCCATCTATATGTTGGCAGCATACAAAAAAATGTTTTTTGGTGAGGTAACAAAAGAAGAGAATAAAAATCTTAAAGATGTCAATAAAAGAGAATGGGTTGCCCTCCTGCCACTTGGAGTAATTACCATATGGCTGGGTATATATCCAAAACCTGTGTTGGAACCGATTAACAACAGTGTGAAATCAATTGTACAGTTAATGCACAATAAAGCTACAACAGAATTAGGTAAAGAAAGAATTCCAAATTTAGTGAAACCTAAAGTTGTAATTATAGAAAAAACTATTATAGAGGAGGTTCACTAA